A genomic region of Vigna radiata var. radiata cultivar VC1973A unplaced genomic scaffold, Vradiata_ver6 scaffold_86, whole genome shotgun sequence contains the following coding sequences:
- the LOC106754225 gene encoding probable polyol transporter 4 has product MGFQQHGNSELGLSAIALGSKNEYKRMHSDLPEGDDDVLQQEARRNSTRKYVIACATFASLNNVLLGYDVGVMSGAVIFIKEDLKISEVKEEFLIGILSVISLLGSLGGGRTSDIIGRKWTMAVAAVIFQMGSLIMTLAPSFSILMVGRFLAGVGIGFGGLIAPIYIAEISPNTTRGFLTTFPEIFINLGILLGYVSNYAFSGFSAHINWRIMLAVGILPSVFIGFALFIIPESPRWLVMQNRIEEARSVLLKTNESDREVEERLAEIQQAAGLANGEHYEEKPVWYELLFPSPSLRRMMITGIGIQCFQQISGIDATVYYSPEIFKAAGIEDNAKLLAATVAVGVTKTVFILVAIVLIDKKGRRPLLFVSTIGMTICLFSIGVSLSLFPKGSFVIALAIVLVCGNVAFFSVGLGPVCWVLTSEIFPLRVRAQASSLGAVGNRVCSGFVAMSFLSVSRAITVGGAFFLFAAISSLAIVFVYVLVPETKGKSLEQIELMFKNEHKRQGSEIELGDVEVQQLVQDKTVLTD; this is encoded by the exons ATGGGGTTCCAACAACATGGGAATAGTGAACTGGGGTTGTCTGCAATTGCTTTGGGATCAAAGAACGAGTACAAGAGGATGCATTCCGACCTTCCAGAGGGAGACGATGATGTTTTGCAACAGGAAGCAAGGAGGAACAGTACCAGGAAATATGTTATAGCATGTGCCACCTTTGCTTCTCTCAATAATGTCCTTCTCGGCTATG ATGTTGGTGTGATGAGTGGAGcagttatatttataaaagaagatcTGAAGATATCAGAGGTGAAGGAGGAGTTTTTAATTGGTATATTGAGCGTTATTTCTCTACTTGGAAGTTTAGGTGGTGGAAGAACTTCAGATATTATTGGTAGGAAATGGACAATGGCCGTAGCTGCAGTGATTTTTCAAATGGGTTCACTGATAATGACTCTTGCTCCTTCATTTTCAATACTAATGGTTGGAAGATTTTTAGCTGGCGTTGGTATAGGATTTGGAGGCTTGATTGCCCCTATATACATTGCAGAGATATCACCAAACACCACCAGAGGCTTTCTCACAACCTTCCCAGAGATTTTCATCAATCTAGGAATTTTGCTTGGCTATGTATCAAATTATGCTTTTTCAGGCTTCTCAGCACACATAAACTGGAGGATAATGCTTGCTGTGGGGATTTTGCCCTCAGTTTTCATTGGCTTTGCACTTTTCATCATTCCCGAGTCACCAAGGTGGTTGGTAATGCAGAACCGGATTGAAGAAGCAAGATCAGTGCTTCTGAAAACAAATGAAAGTGACAGAGAAGTGGAGGAGAGGCTTGCAGAAATACAGCAGGCAGCTGGTTTGGCCAATGGTGAACACTATGAAGAGAAACCTGTGTGGTATGAACTgttgtttccttctccttccCTTCGCAGAATGATGATCACAGGAATTGGGATTCAATGTTTTCAGCAGATTTCTGGAATTGATGCAACTGTGTATTACAGTCCTGAGATTTTCAAAGCAGCTGGGATTGAGGATAATGCAAAACTCCTAGCTGCTACTGTTGCTGTAGGTGTGACAAAGACAGTTTTTATATTGGTAGCAATTGTTCTTATTGACAAAAAAGGAAGAAGGCCACTACTCTTTGTAAGCACAATTGGGATGACAATTTGTTTGTTTAGCATAGGGGTTAGTCTTTCTTTGTTTCCAAAAGGATCATTTGTAATTGCATTGGCAATTGTACTTGTTTGTGGGAATGTGGCTTTCTTTTCTGTTGGATTAGGCCCTGTGTGTTGGGTTTTGACATCTGAAATCTTCCCTTTAAGGGTGCGTGCTCAAGCATCTTCACTTGGGGCTGTGGGAAATAGGGTGTGTAGTGGTTTTGTGGCAATGTCTTTCCTTTCTGTTTCGCGTGCAATTACAGTGGGTGGAGCATTCTTTCTGTTTGCTGCTATTTCTTCTCTTGCCATTGTGTTTGTCTACGTGCTTGTTCCTGAGACCAAAGGGAAGTCATTGGAGCAGATAGAGCTCATGTTTAAGAATGAACATAAGAGGCAAGGAAGTGAAATAGAGTTAGGAGATGTTGAAGTTCAGCAGCTTGTGCAGGACAAAACAGTTTTGACAGATTAA